The Pyruvatibacter sp. HU-CL02332 genome includes a window with the following:
- a CDS encoding GFA family protein: MKTASCQCGALSAKARVDPAGIVACHCSGCQRRTGSVFGVGAYYLEADVEITGEATAFSRPTAIGNQFHEHFCPKCGTTLYWWSDKNPGLIGIAVGAFADPAFPKPQRSVWEQSCHDWVDMSVAQEHFDQGRP; encoded by the coding sequence ATGAAAACGGCCAGTTGCCAGTGTGGCGCCCTTTCGGCAAAAGCCCGTGTTGACCCCGCAGGCATCGTCGCCTGTCATTGCTCAGGTTGCCAGCGCCGGACCGGCTCGGTCTTTGGTGTCGGGGCCTACTATCTGGAGGCCGATGTGGAGATCACCGGGGAGGCAACGGCCTTCTCCCGGCCGACAGCCATCGGCAATCAATTCCACGAGCACTTTTGCCCGAAATGCGGTACAACCCTCTACTGGTGGTCTGACAAAAACCCCGGTCTCATCGGCATAGCCGTCGGCGCGTTTGCCGACCCGGCTTTCCCGAAACCACAACGGTCAGTGTGGGAACAATCCTGCCACGACTGGGTGGATATGAGTGTGGCTCAGGAACACTTTGACCAGGGCAGGCCTTAG